A stretch of the Medicago truncatula cultivar Jemalong A17 chromosome 5, MtrunA17r5.0-ANR, whole genome shotgun sequence genome encodes the following:
- the LOC11435040 gene encoding uncharacterized protein At5g39865: MWPPNWLASPSRHRNSPPPPSPLPLHCRTHSINFTCSSFKDIETLIQEKPEPNLPKSPSLFRRIRISTTFLRALSASRTTAPPPQTISLPPGLENRVVIYFTSLRVIRRTYNDCRAVRSILRNFRVITDERDVSIDDRFRDELNEILNRKNVTLPRVFVGGVYIGGVDEVKQLHESGELNRLIERLPKSNMNGCDCCGGFRFVVCDECNGSHKVYTEKNGFRSCLGCNVNGLIRCPACFFMLPRYTR; the protein is encoded by the coding sequence ATGTGGCCACCAAATTGGTTAGCTTCACCGAGTCGCCACCGCaattcaccaccaccaccgtcgCCGTTACCGTTACATTGCCGAACTCACTCTATCAACTTCACTTGTTCTTCCTTCAAAGACATTGAAACTCTAATCCAAGAAAAACCAGAACCAAATTTACCAAAATCTCCTTCACTCTTCCGCCGCATCAGAATCTCCACCACCTTCCTCCGCGCTTTATCCGCCTCCCGAACCACCGCTCCACCGCCGCAAACAATCTCCCTCCCTCCCGGCCTTGAAAATCGTGTCGTCATTTACTTCACCAGCCTCCGCGTAATCCGCCGCACATACAACGACTGCCGCGCCGTCAGATCAATCCTCCGCAACTTCCGCGTCATCACCGACGAACGCGATGTCTCAATCGACGATCGATTCCGCGACGAACTCAACGAAATCTTGAACCGGAAAAACGTCACACTCCCGAGGGTTTTCGTCGGCGGAGTTTACATCGGCGGCGTTGACGAGGTGAAACAGTTACACGAAAGCGGTGAGTTGAATCGTTTGATCGAACGGTTACCGAAGTCGAATATGAACGGTTGTGATTGCTGTGGAGGGTTCAGATTCGTTGTGTGTGATGAGTGTAACGGAAGTCACAAAGTGTATACGGAGAAAAACGGGTTTAGAAGCTGTTTGGGTTGTAATGTTAATGGTTTGATTAGGTGCCCTGCATGTTTCTTCATGCTGCCGCGATACACCAGATAG
- the LOC11421268 gene encoding sister chromatid cohesion 1 protein 1, whose protein sequence is MFYSHQLLARKAPLGQIWMAATMHAKINRKKLNKLNIIKICEEILNPAIPMALRLSGILMGGVVIVYERKVKLLYDDVSRLLVEINEAWKVKSAPDPTVLPKGKSQAKRNEITIPNKERGSIEEDIGNSYQSTATTATRFHRSAYFSMRLDTLDLGNERIEEEDPSVHHHQADPDNITLPERFQADAVPHNQYERFEGDEETQVNGTSGDCAQFGKPSPPPPNETTIDDIIEDQHPEHPVIQQSNDNMNAREEPQRRRPAKRKRGKPIQMDFEQTMIPSLNYQNWLQDPSDLVSRRGGIQKVQKRHDIMSSFKIVNLMEVPPVALYGGLLSTVNKDIYYPSSLLDLWIKSTQPPHDSPSVRISADHPPEPSSTSPPGVQNNEFTGHGSEEFGDGRLDNILYDSQGKLLPVGEELPENIPGYNGTPQIHVVQPEIFPGGGDNSYSVRTASEHGHSSHSDLEGGRDTKRKRSSSRKSGGGLHGLPENEKFNRLSDFAPTPDQELLVETGPTPTQGNPNHSSDKITKSIQAQMKAHFDTHKSASGAPQFVSLDILAAGMTKKSAAILFYQTCVLATRDVLRVEQKEPYGEILIFRGPEM, encoded by the exons ATGTTTTACTCACATCAGCTTCTTGCTAGAAAAGCACCTCTCGGTCAAATTTG GATGGCGGCAACGATGCACGCCAAGATCAACAGGAAGAAGTTGAATAAGCTCAATATCATCAAAATCTG TGAAGAGATTCTGAATCCAGCGATTCCCATGGCTCTGAGACTTTCTGGAATACTCATGG GAGGTGTTGTGATTGTGTATGAACGAAAAGTGAAGCTACTCTATG ATGATGTTTCACGGCTTCTG GTTGAGATTAACGAAGCATGGAAGGTTAAGAGTGCCCCAGATCCTACAGTGCTTCCTAAAGGAAAATCTCAAGCTAA GAGAAACGAAATAACTATACCAAATAAAGAACGAGGTTCCATCGAGGAAGACATTGGAAATTCATATCAGTCCACTGCAACCACTGCAACGAGGTTCCATCGTAGTGCTTATTTTTCCATG CGACTTGATACTTTGGATCTTGGTAATGAACGAATTGAGGAGGAAGATCCATCGGTGCATCACCATCAAG CTGATCCGGACAATATTACCTTACCTGAACGTTTCCAAGCTGATGCAGTTCCACACAATCAATATGAGAG GTTTGAAGGAGATGAAGAAACACAAGTGAATGGAACTTCAGGGGACTGTGCTCAATTTGGAAAACCATCCCCACCTCCACCAAATGAAACAACGATAG ATGATATAATTGAAGACCAACATCCTGAGCACCCGGTCATTCAGCAATCTAATGACAACATGAATGCTAGAGAG GAACCTCAAAGGCGAAGGCCAGCTAAAAGGAAAAGAGGAAAACCAATACAAATGGACTTCGAGCAAACCATGATCCCTAGTCTGAATTACCAAAATTGGCTTCAAGACCCTTCTGATTTAGTCTCAAGAAGAGGAGGAATACAAAAG GTGCAGAAGCGACATGATATCATGTCTTCATTTAAGATAGTTAACCTCATGGAGGTGCCACCTGTTGCGCTATATGGTGGCTTATTGTCAACTGTAAACAAAGATATATATTATCCATCATCTCTTCTTGACTTATGGATTAAGAGCACTCAACCACCACATGATTCACCTTCAG TTAGGATTTCAGCAGACCATCCTCCAGAACCATCATCTACATCACCTCCAGGAGTACAAAATAATGAGTTCACAGGACAT GGTTCTGAAGAATTTGGCGATGGTAGGCTAGACAACATACTTTATGATTCGCAAGGGAAGTTGCTGCCGGTAGGGGAAGAGCTTCCAGAGAACATTCCAGGCTATAATGGTACTCCCCAAATTCATG TCGTCCAGCCAGAAATATTTCCAGGAGGAGGGGACAATTCATATTCCGTGAGGACAGCATCTGAACATGGCCATTCCTCACATTCAGACTTGGAAGGAGGAAG AGACACAAAGAGAAAGCGTTCATCATCCAGAAAGAGTGGTGGAGGGCTTCATGGCTTACCTGAGAATGAAAAGTTCAATAGGTTGTCTGACTTTGCTCCAACACCTGATCAAG AACTTCTTGTGGAGACAGGTCCCACTCCAACACAAGGAAACCCCAATCATTCTAGTGACAAGATAACCAAATCAATCCAAGC TCAGATGAAAGCACATTTTGACACTCATAAATCAGCAAGTGGAGCTCCTCAATTTGTGTCCCTGGATATCCTAGCTGCTGGAATGACCAAAAAATCAGCAGCTATACTTTTCTATCAAACCTGTG TTCTTGCTACCCGCGATGTCCTTAGAGTTGAGCAAAAGGAGCCTTATGGGGAGATTCTTATCTTCAGAGGACCAGAGATGTGA